The sequence ATCTATTAGCACAGTAATTAATTTAAAATATGCTATCTTAACAGGTGACGAAAAACATATTGTGAGAGCACCTGGAATAGGCAAAAAGATTGCACAAAGAATAATATTAGAACTAAAAGATAAATTTAAATCTGATGAAATATTGGGTGAAAACTCAGAGGCTGATAGTACGGATGAAGGAATACAGAATTCATCAAGTTTATCAGAAGTTGTAGCAGCATTAATTTCACTTGGATATTCAGAGAAGGAAGCAGAAAAAGCATTAAATTCAGTAGATAAGACTGCTTCTGTAGAAATTATGATAAAGGATTGCTTAAAAATGTTGATGAAGTAAGGGGGGTGAACTTATGGAACGTATTACTACATCATCAGAATTAAATGAAGATAGTAGAGATGAATTTAGCTTAAGACCTCAGAAATTA comes from Clostridium sp. TW13 and encodes:
- the ruvA gene encoding Holliday junction branch migration protein RuvA; its protein translation is MFEYIIGEYKGLKNDYVIIENNNIGYKIFTSGSTIAKMPSIDEKVKIFLQQIVREDFIGLYGFLTEEELEMFNILITINGVGAKAALSLLSISTVINLKYAILTGDEKHIVRAPGIGKKIAQRIILELKDKFKSDEILGENSEADSTDEGIQNSSSLSEVVAALISLGYSEKEAEKALNSVDKTASVEIMIKDCLKMLMK